From Amycolatopsis sp. cg9, one genomic window encodes:
- a CDS encoding SAV_915 family protein: protein MTNPNLPPALYLPTGPASAETEGASIELRRTPDGRTALVAFTALDRLIDCCGEHQPWVLVNTEHLPKVHAANPYDVIVLDSPLPQQLRHHV from the coding sequence GTGACGAACCCGAACCTTCCCCCCGCCCTCTACCTCCCCACCGGCCCGGCCAGCGCCGAGACCGAAGGCGCGTCGATCGAGCTGCGCCGGACGCCGGACGGCCGCACCGCGCTGGTCGCCTTCACCGCGCTCGACCGGCTGATCGACTGCTGCGGCGAGCACCAGCCGTGGGTGCTGGTGAACACCGAGCACCTGCCGAAGGTCCACGCGGCGAACCCGTACGACGTCATCGTGCTCGACTCGCCGCTGCCCCAGCAGCTGCGCCACCACGTCTGA
- a CDS encoding dicarboxylate/amino acid:cation symporter: protein MSFVRTYTKPRVFAAAVLGSLVVGAALGVVARQTEAGWLTDLLDQIGTIFTTLLQIAVIPLVFTAIVVGINSLRKLGGGRTAARLGGKTVLWFAITSFIASLIGIAVGKIFNPGAGGLGGVEATAKNADKAAASVDHWGSWSAFVNGLLPENFVKAFADGETLQVLFLALVIGAAAYSLGDKAKPFVDFTTSVFEIIQRYLGWIVRLAPIGIIGLIGAAVSNYGDALFRPLFSTTLAVYVGCLLVLFVVYPILLQFVAKVSPLKFFAKAGTAIQFAFASQSSAATLPLTRQSAVNLGVQPAYAAFATPLGSATKMDGCAAVFPAIAAIFVANLAGVSLNFWQYAGIVVVAVVGALATAGTTGWLTAFTLTTSFIGLDAKQVALGLALIYSVNPIMDMMRTATNVAGQITVPVIVARGEGLLDDEVLNTPTDNPQHSDDGTEARHTEPAPA from the coding sequence GTGTCTTTCGTACGGACATACACCAAACCGCGGGTGTTCGCGGCCGCGGTTCTCGGCTCGCTCGTCGTCGGCGCCGCCCTCGGCGTCGTCGCACGGCAGACCGAGGCCGGCTGGCTGACCGATCTCCTCGACCAGATCGGCACCATCTTCACCACGCTGCTGCAGATCGCGGTGATCCCGCTGGTCTTCACCGCCATCGTGGTCGGCATCAACAGCCTCCGGAAGCTCGGCGGCGGCCGCACCGCCGCGCGCCTCGGCGGCAAGACGGTGCTGTGGTTCGCCATCACGTCGTTCATCGCGTCGCTGATCGGCATCGCGGTCGGCAAGATCTTCAACCCGGGCGCGGGCGGTCTCGGCGGCGTCGAAGCGACCGCGAAGAACGCCGACAAGGCGGCGGCCAGCGTCGACCACTGGGGCTCGTGGAGCGCCTTCGTGAACGGCCTGCTGCCGGAGAACTTCGTGAAAGCGTTTGCCGACGGCGAGACGCTGCAGGTGCTCTTCCTCGCGCTGGTCATCGGCGCCGCCGCCTACAGCCTCGGTGACAAGGCCAAGCCGTTCGTGGACTTCACGACGAGCGTCTTCGAGATCATCCAGCGCTACCTCGGCTGGATCGTCCGGCTGGCCCCGATCGGCATCATCGGCCTGATCGGCGCGGCCGTGTCCAACTACGGCGACGCGCTGTTCCGGCCGCTGTTCTCCACCACGCTCGCGGTGTACGTCGGCTGCCTCCTGGTGCTCTTCGTCGTCTACCCGATCCTGCTGCAGTTCGTGGCCAAGGTCAGCCCGCTGAAGTTCTTCGCCAAGGCGGGGACGGCGATCCAGTTCGCGTTCGCGTCCCAGTCCTCGGCCGCGACGCTGCCGCTGACCCGCCAGTCCGCGGTCAACCTCGGCGTCCAGCCGGCCTACGCGGCCTTCGCGACCCCGCTCGGCAGCGCGACCAAGATGGACGGCTGCGCGGCGGTCTTCCCGGCGATCGCGGCGATCTTCGTCGCCAACCTGGCCGGGGTGTCGCTGAACTTCTGGCAGTACGCCGGCATCGTCGTGGTCGCCGTGGTCGGCGCGCTGGCGACGGCCGGGACCACCGGCTGGCTGACGGCGTTCACGCTGACGACGTCGTTCATCGGCCTCGACGCCAAGCAGGTCGCGCTCGGCCTGGCGCTGATCTACTCCGTCAACCCGATCATGGACATGATGCGGACCGCCACGAACGTCGCCGGCCAGATCACGGTGCCGGTCATCGTGGCCCGCGGCGAAGGCCTCCTCGACGACGAGGTCCTCAACACCCCGACCGACAACCCGCAGCACAGCGACGACGGCACCGAGGCCCGCCACACCGAGCCCGCCCCCGCCTGA
- a CDS encoding nucleoside triphosphate pyrophosphatase, with protein sequence MQFVLASQSPARLALLRSAGLDPAVFVSGVDEDAVAAALTDPSPSELVAALAAAKAEAVIDKVASVHPDAVVVACDSMLNIGGQMVGKPADPDIARQRWAAMAGTSGELLTGHAVVRLDGGTRAKEAAGWESTTVRFGTPSEHEIDAYVASGEPLHVAGGFTIDGRGGWFVEGLDGGHTSVIGISLPLTRRLLAEVGVGVVDLWARPAS encoded by the coding sequence GTGCAGTTCGTCCTCGCCTCCCAGTCCCCCGCCCGGCTCGCCCTCCTGCGCTCCGCGGGCCTCGATCCGGCCGTGTTCGTCTCCGGCGTCGACGAGGACGCCGTCGCCGCCGCGCTGACCGATCCCTCGCCGTCCGAGCTCGTCGCCGCCCTCGCCGCGGCCAAGGCCGAAGCCGTCATCGACAAGGTCGCCTCGGTGCACCCGGACGCCGTCGTCGTCGCCTGCGACTCGATGCTGAACATCGGCGGGCAGATGGTCGGCAAACCGGCCGATCCGGACATCGCGCGGCAGCGATGGGCCGCGATGGCCGGGACATCCGGTGAACTCCTGACCGGCCACGCGGTCGTCCGGCTCGACGGCGGGACGCGCGCGAAGGAGGCCGCGGGCTGGGAATCGACCACCGTCCGGTTCGGCACGCCGAGCGAGCACGAGATCGACGCCTACGTCGCCAGCGGCGAGCCGCTGCACGTGGCGGGCGGCTTCACGATCGACGGCCGGGGCGGCTGGTTCGTCGAAGGACTCGACGGCGGCCACACGAGCGTCATCGGGATCAGCCTGCCGCTGACGCGCCGCCTGCTGGCCGAGGTCGGGGTGGGTGTCGTGGATCTCTGGGCGCGTCCCGCATCCTGA
- a CDS encoding DHA2 family efflux MFS transporter permease subunit translates to MNARQANPWAALGALCLGFFMILLDTTIVSIAIPTMLNKLNAGLNSVVWVISVYLLTYAVPMLFTSRLGDRFGPKRVFLAGLVVFTGASLWCGLSGNVEMLIAARAVQGLGAALMTPQTLAFITHLFPPAKRGPAMGMWGGVAGLATIAGPLLGGVLVDHLGWEWIFFVNVPIGVIAIVLTLLLVPDWQPKHSHSFDLLGIFLSSAALLCIVFGVQNGQQYDWGTVFGGITVFEIIGAGVVLLAAFLVWQRFNKREPLLPLQVFSNRNFSAGTLTATTVGFAMTGMFLPLVIYIQSVLGLTPTMGGLLTAPMSLLSGIVAPFVGRASDRVNGKYLVVFGLAALAAGLGIIALQATPTSSPWAFVPALLVCGLGIGCIFSPMSNMTMGSVEPRLAGTASGIFNTARQVGGVLGSAAIGVLLQARISASIADEATKAASQLPEQYRAPFAEGIAHAAAGTGEFGSAGGPSPMPGLPAEIAAQAGKLATDAVHSGLTDAARVTMLLPMGVLLLGILSAALLRRVKPRWETPAPAPEAAAA, encoded by the coding sequence ATGAACGCCAGACAAGCTAACCCGTGGGCCGCGCTCGGCGCGCTGTGCCTCGGCTTCTTCATGATCCTGCTCGACACGACGATCGTGTCGATCGCGATCCCGACCATGCTGAACAAGCTGAACGCCGGGCTGAACTCGGTCGTCTGGGTGATCAGCGTCTACCTGCTCACCTACGCGGTGCCGATGCTGTTCACCAGCCGGCTCGGTGACCGCTTCGGCCCGAAGCGGGTGTTCCTCGCCGGGCTGGTCGTGTTCACCGGCGCGTCGCTGTGGTGCGGCCTGTCCGGCAACGTCGAGATGCTGATCGCCGCGCGGGCCGTGCAGGGGCTCGGGGCCGCGCTGATGACGCCGCAGACGCTGGCGTTCATCACGCACCTGTTCCCGCCGGCCAAGCGCGGGCCGGCGATGGGCATGTGGGGCGGCGTCGCCGGCCTGGCGACGATCGCCGGCCCGCTGCTCGGCGGCGTGCTGGTCGACCACCTCGGCTGGGAGTGGATCTTCTTCGTCAACGTGCCGATCGGCGTGATCGCCATCGTGCTGACGCTGCTGCTGGTGCCGGACTGGCAGCCGAAGCACTCGCATTCGTTCGACCTGCTGGGGATCTTCCTGTCGAGCGCGGCGCTGCTCTGCATCGTGTTCGGTGTCCAGAACGGCCAGCAGTACGACTGGGGCACGGTCTTCGGCGGCATCACCGTCTTCGAGATCATCGGCGCCGGCGTGGTGCTGCTGGCGGCGTTCCTGGTGTGGCAGCGGTTCAACAAGCGCGAGCCGCTGCTGCCGCTGCAGGTGTTCTCGAACCGGAACTTCTCCGCCGGGACGCTCACCGCGACCACGGTCGGCTTCGCGATGACCGGCATGTTCCTGCCGCTGGTCATCTACATCCAGTCGGTGCTCGGGCTGACCCCGACCATGGGCGGCCTGCTGACCGCGCCGATGTCGCTGCTGTCCGGGATCGTGGCGCCGTTCGTCGGGCGCGCGTCGGACCGGGTGAACGGCAAGTACCTGGTGGTGTTCGGCCTCGCCGCGCTCGCGGCCGGGCTGGGGATCATCGCGCTGCAGGCGACGCCGACGAGCAGCCCCTGGGCGTTCGTCCCGGCGCTGCTGGTGTGCGGGCTCGGCATCGGCTGCATCTTCTCGCCGATGAGCAACATGACGATGGGGTCGGTCGAGCCGCGGCTGGCCGGGACGGCGTCAGGCATCTTCAACACCGCGCGCCAGGTCGGCGGCGTGCTGGGCAGCGCGGCGATCGGCGTGCTGCTGCAGGCGCGGATCAGCGCGTCCATCGCGGACGAAGCGACGAAGGCGGCTTCGCAGCTGCCGGAGCAATACCGGGCACCGTTCGCGGAGGGGATCGCGCACGCCGCGGCCGGCACGGGCGAGTTCGGCTCGGCCGGCGGGCCGTCGCCGATGCCGGGGCTGCCGGCGGAAATCGCCGCGCAGGCGGGGAAGCTGGCCACCGACGCGGTCCACAGTGGACTTACGGACGCGGCCCGCGTGACGATGCTGCTGCCGATGGGCGTGCTGCTGCTGGGGATCCTCTCGGCGGCGCTGCTGCGCCGGGTCAAGCCGCGCTGGGAAACCCCGGCACCGGCCCCCGAAGCCGCCGCGGCCTGA
- a CDS encoding helix-turn-helix transcriptional regulator: MASAKLTPLGIAVLELLHEKPMHPYEMAQLMRERYVNTRVNVKAGSLYHTVERLRRDGFIEVVDTQRDGRRPERTVYGMTQAGLDEFNQRGRELLGDLVAEFPAYLSGLAVIDELGRETSLIELEHRVTRLRAAVAADQAVLQRLAEDDTPPIYWLDWRYQCDHRKFELEWTERLLADLKSGRIPFQDCEQPKLTLITREDDDERQTS, translated from the coding sequence ATGGCCTCGGCCAAGCTGACGCCGCTCGGTATCGCCGTGCTGGAGCTGCTGCACGAGAAGCCGATGCACCCGTACGAGATGGCCCAGCTCATGCGTGAGCGGTACGTCAACACGCGGGTCAACGTCAAAGCGGGCTCGCTCTACCACACCGTGGAACGCCTGCGGCGCGACGGATTCATCGAGGTCGTCGACACGCAGCGTGACGGCAGGCGGCCCGAACGGACCGTCTACGGCATGACGCAGGCGGGGCTCGACGAGTTCAACCAGCGGGGTCGCGAGCTGCTCGGCGACCTCGTGGCCGAGTTCCCCGCTTACCTGTCCGGGCTCGCCGTGATCGACGAACTGGGGCGCGAAACCTCGTTGATCGAGCTCGAACACCGGGTCACGCGGCTGCGCGCCGCGGTGGCCGCCGACCAGGCCGTGCTGCAGCGGCTGGCCGAAGACGACACGCCGCCGATCTACTGGCTCGACTGGCGCTACCAGTGCGACCACCGGAAGTTCGAGCTCGAGTGGACCGAGCGGCTGCTCGCCGACCTCAAGTCCGGGCGGATCCCGTTCCAGGACTGCGAACAACCCAAGCTCACGCTCATCACCAGGGAAGACGACGATGAACGCCAGACAAGCTAA
- a CDS encoding TROVE domain-containing protein translates to MSKFNTARAPAATSPVRSEAPGVTYEGGAGYARDARSELFLLAVTNMVGEHTFYESANARDTRYSALVHAATLEDPQWTARFLRWLRSEANLRTASLVGAAEFAKARLDAGLDGLGRQVVADVLQRADEPGELLAYWTSAHGKNIPKPVKRGVADAARKLYDERSYAKWDSAARTFRFADVLELTHPANRDAAQSALFKHVLDERHDRGNPLPDALRVLRARAELTAWDAPRRRALFARPDAADVLRAAGMTWESVAGWLQGPLDARVWEALIPSMGYMALLRNLRNFDEAGVSDEVARRVAAKLADPAQVAKSRQLPMRFLSAYRAAPSLRWAWALEQAIAHSLSGVPELPGRTLVLVDTSTSMNMGFSRDGTLLRWDAAAVFGLALGRRCADADVVSFSDRLLGGTRTKTFRLRPGGSLLSDVGRWKSGGFFLGGGTNTAGAVRKHFAKHDRVVILTDEQAGYGDVGQALPARVPLYTWNLAGYRFGHAPSGVPHRHTFGGLTDQAFRMIPLLEAGENADWPF, encoded by the coding sequence ATGAGCAAGTTCAACACCGCACGCGCGCCCGCCGCGACCTCACCCGTCCGCAGCGAGGCGCCCGGTGTCACCTACGAAGGTGGCGCCGGTTACGCGCGCGACGCCCGGTCCGAGCTTTTCCTGCTCGCCGTCACGAACATGGTCGGCGAGCACACCTTCTACGAGTCCGCGAACGCGCGCGACACGCGCTACTCCGCGCTCGTCCACGCCGCGACCCTCGAGGATCCACAGTGGACCGCGCGGTTCCTGCGCTGGCTGCGCTCCGAGGCGAACCTGCGGACCGCGTCCCTCGTCGGTGCGGCCGAGTTCGCCAAGGCCCGCCTCGACGCCGGGCTCGACGGGCTCGGCCGGCAGGTCGTCGCCGACGTCCTGCAGCGGGCCGACGAGCCGGGGGAGCTGCTCGCCTACTGGACTTCCGCGCACGGCAAGAACATCCCGAAGCCGGTCAAGCGCGGCGTGGCCGACGCGGCGCGGAAGCTCTACGACGAGCGCTCCTACGCCAAGTGGGACTCCGCCGCGCGGACGTTCCGCTTCGCCGACGTCCTCGAGCTGACGCACCCGGCCAACCGCGACGCCGCCCAGAGCGCGCTGTTCAAGCACGTCCTCGACGAGCGCCACGACCGCGGCAACCCGCTCCCGGACGCGCTCCGGGTGCTGCGCGCCCGCGCCGAGCTGACGGCGTGGGACGCGCCGCGCCGGCGTGCGCTGTTCGCGCGGCCGGACGCGGCGGACGTCCTGCGCGCGGCGGGGATGACGTGGGAGTCGGTCGCCGGCTGGCTGCAGGGTCCCCTGGACGCGCGCGTCTGGGAGGCGCTGATCCCGTCCATGGGCTACATGGCGCTCCTGCGGAACCTGCGCAACTTCGACGAGGCCGGTGTCTCCGACGAGGTCGCGCGGCGCGTCGCCGCGAAGCTCGCCGATCCCGCGCAGGTCGCGAAGTCGCGGCAGTTGCCGATGCGGTTCCTGTCGGCCTACCGGGCGGCGCCGTCGCTGCGGTGGGCGTGGGCGCTGGAGCAGGCGATCGCGCACTCGCTGAGCGGCGTCCCGGAGCTGCCCGGGCGGACGCTCGTGCTCGTCGACACCTCGACGTCGATGAACATGGGCTTCAGCCGCGACGGCACCCTGCTGCGGTGGGACGCCGCCGCGGTCTTCGGGCTCGCGCTGGGCCGGCGGTGCGCCGATGCCGACGTCGTGTCGTTCTCGGACCGGCTGCTCGGCGGCACGCGCACCAAGACGTTCAGGCTGCGGCCCGGCGGGTCGCTGCTGAGCGACGTCGGGCGCTGGAAGTCCGGCGGGTTCTTCCTCGGCGGCGGCACCAACACCGCCGGCGCGGTGCGGAAGCACTTCGCGAAGCACGACCGCGTCGTCATCCTCACCGACGAGCAGGCCGGCTACGGCGACGTCGGGCAGGCGCTGCCCGCGCGCGTTCCGCTGTACACGTGGAACCTGGCGGGCTACCGGTTCGGCCACGCGCCCTCCGGCGTCCCGCACCGGCACACCTTCGGCGGCCTGACCGACCAGGCGTTCCGGATGATCCCGCTGCTCGAGGCGGGCGAGAACGCCGACTGGCCGTTTTGA
- a CDS encoding LLM class flavin-dependent oxidoreductase, with translation MTHFGIGVSTAVAAVPDTLDLAVQVDRAGLDLLTVSDHPYHADRLDAYAEIGVLLGRTERISGLVSVTNLPTRPAPMLARAITSLSALTGGRIVLGMGVGGLWDDIARLGFTKLTPGQAVRAFEEGIRLVKMLGGGGEPVTFDGEFHQVTNLEPAAEEMPPVWTGSVGPKSLAVTGRVADGWMPGHAADWLSERFRTSRPLIDKAAADAGRDPADIATVYNFPGRITAKPLPKTRTDDGRWIGGSPDQWIEELTGAVLEHNAAGFVLFGPGGSTPDAESAARWAGEIVPAVREAVAK, from the coding sequence ATGACGCACTTCGGCATCGGCGTCTCCACCGCGGTCGCCGCCGTCCCGGACACCCTCGACCTCGCCGTCCAGGTCGACCGCGCCGGCCTGGACCTGCTCACCGTCTCCGATCACCCCTACCACGCCGACCGGCTCGACGCGTACGCCGAAATCGGGGTTCTGCTCGGACGCACCGAACGGATCTCCGGCCTGGTCAGCGTCACCAACCTGCCGACGCGCCCGGCGCCGATGCTCGCGCGCGCCATCACCAGCCTGTCCGCGCTCACCGGTGGCCGGATCGTGCTCGGCATGGGGGTCGGCGGTCTCTGGGACGACATCGCGCGGCTCGGGTTCACCAAGCTGACCCCCGGCCAGGCCGTCCGGGCCTTCGAGGAAGGCATCCGGCTCGTCAAGATGCTCGGCGGAGGCGGCGAACCCGTCACCTTCGACGGCGAGTTCCACCAGGTCACGAACCTCGAGCCCGCCGCCGAAGAAATGCCGCCGGTGTGGACCGGGTCCGTCGGGCCGAAGTCCCTGGCCGTCACCGGGCGGGTCGCCGACGGGTGGATGCCCGGTCACGCCGCCGACTGGCTCAGCGAGCGCTTTCGCACCTCGCGGCCGCTGATCGACAAGGCCGCCGCCGACGCCGGGCGCGATCCCGCCGACATCGCCACCGTCTACAACTTCCCCGGCCGCATCACGGCAAAGCCGCTCCCGAAGACCCGCACCGACGACGGGCGCTGGATCGGCGGCTCGCCGGACCAGTGGATCGAGGAGCTGACCGGCGCTGTCCTGGAGCACAACGCTGCCGGATTCGTCCTCTTCGGCCCGGGCGGCAGCACGCCCGACGCGGAGTCCGCCGCGCGGTGGGCCGGCGAGATCGTGCCCGCCGTGCGGGAAGCCGTCGCGAAGTAG
- a CDS encoding MarR family winged helix-turn-helix transcriptional regulator has protein sequence MGKHGEDLGVVAGLVRASFLVNAVYAESAREYGLTVQQGQLLCVLMAQPYGMGELGATLGLEKSSLTGLVDRAVRRGLVRREPDPDDRRAVHVVLTEEGRDLAEEFYAATCRRVDELASGLPAPDRDRLAALLGRVVRDNEVPTVFLDVV, from the coding sequence ATGGGGAAACACGGGGAGGACCTCGGCGTGGTGGCCGGGCTCGTGCGGGCGTCGTTCCTGGTGAACGCCGTCTACGCCGAGTCGGCCCGCGAGTACGGGCTGACCGTGCAGCAGGGCCAGCTGCTGTGCGTGCTGATGGCGCAGCCGTACGGCATGGGCGAGCTCGGCGCGACGCTCGGCCTCGAGAAGTCCAGCCTCACCGGCCTGGTCGACCGCGCAGTCCGGCGCGGGCTCGTCCGCCGCGAACCCGACCCGGACGACCGCCGCGCGGTGCACGTCGTGCTGACCGAGGAGGGGCGCGACCTGGCGGAGGAGTTCTACGCGGCGACGTGCCGGCGCGTGGACGAGCTGGCCTCCGGGCTGCCCGCCCCGGACCGCGACCGGCTCGCGGCGCTGCTGGGCCGGGTCGTGCGGGACAACGAAGTCCCGACCGTGTTCCTGGACGTGGTCTGA
- a CDS encoding acyl-CoA carboxylase subunit epsilon: MSDEKRPLLRVVRGNPSDAELAALTAVVAAASAAKAPEKPKPRTSWWGDHAASLRRPLHPGEGAWRASGFPS, from the coding sequence GTGAGCGACGAGAAGCGGCCCTTGCTGCGGGTGGTCCGCGGGAACCCGAGCGACGCCGAGCTGGCGGCGCTGACGGCGGTCGTCGCCGCGGCGTCGGCCGCGAAGGCGCCGGAGAAGCCGAAGCCGCGCACGTCGTGGTGGGGCGATCACGCTGCATCGCTGCGTAGACCGCTCCACCCCGGCGAAGGTGCTTGGCGCGCTTCGGGCTTCCCCAGCTAG
- a CDS encoding acyl-CoA carboxylase subunit beta — protein sequence MSSATEPLGTPPEDEPDIHTTAGKLADLYRRYDEAVHAGSARAVEKQHAKGKKTARERIELLLDENSFVELDELARHRSTNFGQEKNRPYGDGVVTGYGTVDGRPVCVFSQDVTVFGGSLGEVYGEKIVKVMDLAIKTGRPIIGINEGGGARIQEGVVSLGLYGEIFNRNVKASGVIPQISLIMGANAGGHVYSPALTDFIVMVDETSQMFITGPDVVKTVTGEDVTFEELGGGRTHNTKSGVAHYLGSDDEDAIAYVKELLSYLPQNNLSDAPVFEPSDSPAGFFDDVTDSDRELDTIIPDSPNTPYDMHEVIIRVVDDGDFLEVHELFAPNIIVGFGRVDGQSVGVVANQPTQFAGCLDIDASEKAARFVRTCDAFNIPVLTFVDVPGFLPGTDQEWNGIIRRGAKLIYAYAEATVPLVTIITRKAYGGAYDVMGSKHLGADINLAWPTAQVAVMGAQGAANIVHRKTLANAANEGKDVDALRAELIQEYEDTLLNPYAAAERGYVDSVIVPAHTRGHVARALSLLRNKRESLPPKKHGNIPL from the coding sequence ATGAGCAGTGCGACGGAGCCGCTCGGGACGCCGCCCGAGGATGAACCGGACATCCACACCACGGCCGGCAAGCTGGCCGATCTGTACCGCCGCTACGACGAGGCGGTGCACGCGGGCTCGGCCCGCGCGGTGGAGAAGCAGCACGCCAAGGGCAAGAAAACCGCGCGAGAACGGATCGAGCTGCTGCTCGACGAGAACTCGTTCGTGGAGCTCGACGAGCTGGCCCGGCACCGCTCGACCAACTTCGGCCAGGAGAAGAACCGGCCCTACGGTGACGGCGTCGTCACCGGCTACGGCACCGTCGACGGCCGCCCGGTCTGCGTGTTCAGCCAGGACGTGACCGTCTTCGGCGGCAGCCTCGGCGAGGTCTACGGCGAGAAGATCGTCAAGGTCATGGACCTGGCCATCAAGACCGGCCGCCCGATCATCGGCATCAACGAGGGCGGCGGCGCGCGCATCCAGGAAGGCGTCGTCTCGCTCGGGCTCTACGGCGAGATCTTCAACCGCAACGTCAAGGCGTCCGGGGTCATCCCGCAGATCTCGCTGATCATGGGCGCGAACGCGGGCGGGCACGTCTACTCCCCCGCGCTGACCGACTTCATCGTGATGGTCGACGAGACCTCGCAGATGTTCATCACCGGCCCGGACGTCGTCAAGACGGTCACCGGCGAGGACGTCACCTTCGAGGAGCTCGGCGGCGGCCGCACCCACAACACGAAGTCAGGCGTCGCGCACTACCTCGGTTCCGACGACGAGGACGCCATCGCCTACGTCAAGGAACTGCTCTCCTACCTGCCGCAGAACAACCTGTCGGACGCCCCGGTGTTCGAGCCGTCGGACAGCCCGGCCGGGTTCTTCGACGACGTGACGGACTCCGACCGCGAGCTGGACACGATCATCCCGGACTCGCCGAACACCCCGTACGACATGCACGAGGTGATCATCCGCGTCGTCGACGACGGGGACTTCCTCGAGGTCCACGAGCTGTTCGCGCCGAACATCATCGTCGGCTTCGGCCGCGTCGACGGCCAGAGCGTCGGCGTCGTCGCCAACCAGCCGACGCAGTTCGCCGGCTGCCTCGACATCGACGCGTCCGAGAAGGCCGCGCGGTTCGTGCGCACCTGCGACGCGTTCAACATCCCGGTGCTCACCTTCGTCGACGTCCCGGGCTTCCTGCCGGGCACCGACCAGGAGTGGAACGGCATCATCCGCCGCGGCGCGAAGCTCATCTACGCCTACGCGGAAGCGACCGTCCCGCTGGTCACGATCATCACGCGCAAGGCGTACGGCGGCGCGTACGACGTCATGGGCTCGAAGCACCTCGGCGCCGACATCAACCTGGCGTGGCCGACCGCGCAGGTCGCGGTGATGGGCGCCCAGGGCGCGGCGAACATCGTGCACCGCAAGACGCTCGCCAACGCGGCGAACGAGGGCAAGGACGTCGACGCGCTGCGCGCCGAACTGATCCAGGAGTACGAAGACACGCTGCTCAACCCGTACGCGGCGGCCGAGCGCGGCTACGTCGACTCGGTGATCGTGCCGGCGCACACCCGTGGACACGTCGCGCGGGCGCTGTCGCTGCTGCGGAACAAGCGCGAGTCGCTGCCGCCCAAGAAGCACGGGAACATCCCGCTGTGA
- a CDS encoding GNAT family N-acetyltransferase produces MDIRTLGVPDLPACSDLAESRSWPREPPKWALLHQVGRVFGVTAPDGSGLAATAVLVPFGSVASISMVLVAPRYERQGLGRAITAHAVAAAGGAVVWLHASKSGRPLYESMGFVADGGCQGHVGRFVDDGGPGAAPGTVSDVFRLDRAAHGVDRRALLERLGTPFVVGGGFAFGTDIGHVTVIGPVVAETAEQAKALIRGVARRAPGEVRVDPDFRFPALTAWVRDRGLVPGALAPRLVLGGRPLPGDAGKRFAPFTRAVG; encoded by the coding sequence ATGGACATCCGGACCCTCGGCGTGCCCGACCTGCCCGCCTGCTCCGACCTGGCCGAATCCCGCTCGTGGCCGCGCGAGCCGCCGAAGTGGGCCCTGCTCCACCAGGTCGGGCGCGTGTTCGGGGTGACCGCCCCGGACGGCTCCGGCCTGGCCGCCACCGCGGTCCTGGTGCCGTTCGGCTCGGTGGCGTCGATCTCGATGGTGCTGGTCGCACCCCGCTACGAGCGGCAAGGGCTGGGCCGCGCGATCACGGCGCACGCGGTCGCGGCGGCGGGCGGGGCGGTGGTCTGGCTGCACGCGTCGAAGTCCGGCCGCCCGCTGTACGAGTCGATGGGCTTCGTCGCCGACGGCGGCTGCCAGGGTCACGTGGGTCGATTTGTCGACGACGGCGGCCCGGGTGCGGCGCCGGGGACGGTGTCCGACGTCTTCCGGCTGGACCGCGCGGCTCACGGCGTGGACCGGAGGGCACTGCTGGAGCGGCTGGGAACCCCGTTCGTGGTCGGCGGCGGCTTCGCGTTCGGGACGGACATCGGGCACGTGACGGTGATCGGCCCGGTCGTGGCGGAGACGGCGGAGCAGGCGAAGGCGCTGATCCGCGGGGTGGCGCGGAGGGCGCCGGGGGAAGTCCGGGTGGACCCGGACTTCCGGTTCCCGGCGCTCACGGCGTGGGTCCGGGACCGCGGGCTGGTCCCGGGCGCACTGGCGCCGCGCCTGGTCCTCGGCGGGCGGCCGCTTCCCGGAGACGCGGGGAAGCGGTTCGCCCCGTTCACCCGGGCGGTGGGTTAG